Below is a genomic region from Streptomyces roseoviridis.
AACCGACGGCCAGCGCTCCCGCCGTGAGCAGCACGAGCCGCCAGTGTCCGCGCACCACCTCGGCCAGCGGCGCGTTCGCCTGCCGCCCCTCGGCGGCCAGCCGCTCGAACTGCGGGGTCTCGGCGAGCGAGGAGCGCAGCGCCAGCCCGGCGGCGGCGAGCAGCCCCGCCGCCCAGAACGGCACCCGCCAGCCCCAGGAGCGGAACTCCGCGTCGCTCAGCCCCGCGGTCAGCGCCAGCATCACCCCGTTGGCCAGCAGGAAGCCGACCGCGGGGCCGATCTGCGGGAAGCTCGCCCACAGGGCCCGCCGCCGCTCCGGCGCGTGCTCGGCGGTCAGCAGCACCGCCCCGCCCCACTCCCCGCCGAGGCCCAGCCCCTGGAGGAAGCGCAGGACGAGCAGCAGCACGGGCGCGGCGATGCCGAGCGTCTCGTACGTGGGGACGCAGCCGACCGCGACGGTGGCGCAGCCGGTGAGCAGCAGCGAGGCGAACAGGACCGGGCGCCGCCCGTACCGGTCGCCGACATGGCCGAAGACGATCGAGCCGAGCGGCCGGGACACGAAGCCGACGGCGAAGGTGCCGAAGGCGGCGAGGGTTCCGGCGGCGGGGGAGAAGGTCGGGAAGAAGAGCGGACCGAGGACGAGCGCGGCGGCGGTCCCGTAGACGAAGAAGTCGAAGAACTCGATGGCGGTGCCGACGAGGGAGGCCGCGGCGATCCTGCCCATCGACGGAGGGTGACCGGGACGCTGGGACTGGTGCTGGTGCATGTCGCGCCAACTACCCGGCCGCCGTCCCGGTTACGGGGGCGTGCGGGGGCGCCCGGGGATCACCAGCCGCGCTCGCGCCACTCCGTCAGGTGCGGGCGCTCGTCACCGAGCGTGGTGTCCCGGCCGTGGCCCGGATAGATCCAGGTCTCGTCCGGCAGCACGTCGAAGAGCTTGGTCTGCACGTCGTGGAGCAGGCTCGCGAAGGCATCGGGGTCGTTCCGGGTGTTGCCGACGCCGCCGGGGAAGAGGCAGTCGCCGGTGAAGACGTGCGGGTGCCCGTGGGGGTCGTCGTAGACCAGCACGATCGAGCCGGGGGTGTGTCCCACCATGTGGCGGGCGGTGAGTTCCACCCGGCCGACCCGGATGACGTCGCCGTCCTCCACCAGCTCGTCGGTCCCGACCGGGATGCCCTCGGCGTCGTACGCCCCCGCGTACGTGCGCGCGCCGGTGGCGGCGACCACCTCGGCCAGGGCCTGCCAGTGGTCGCCGTGCCGGTGGGTGGTGACGACGGACGCGATGCCGTCGTCACCGATCAGCGTGAGCAGCGTGTGGGGCTCGGCGGCCGCGTCGATCAGCAGCTGCTCGCCGGTCGCCCGGCAGCGCAGCAGATACGCGTTGTTGTCCATCGGGCCGACGGCGACCTTGGAGATCATCAGGTCGCTCAGCTCGTGCACGTCGGCGGGCCCGCCGACCTTCACCGCTCCGCTGTACGTCATGGCCTCAGACTAGCGTCGGGCACCGACGACGGGGCGGCCGGGCGCGGTCACAGCGGCGGGAGTTCGGGGAGTCCGCCACCGGAGACCACGGTGAGGCGGGCGCCCTTGTCGCCGCGGCCGGCCAGCCAGCCGAGCAGCTCGGCCGCGGTGCCCTCCAGGACGACCGGCTCGCCCTCGGTGCCGCCGGTGCGCCAGCCGGGGTGGTCACCGCCGTGCCCGAGGCGCAGGGTCACCGGCGGCACCTCCGGGCGGCCGGACCAGCGGTCGGCGAGGAACTCGATCTCCCGGGCGGTGAACTCCTCGGGAAGGTCCTCGAGCTCGTACCCGGCGTCCAGGTCGACGTGGTGCAGGGCCACCTCGACCCAGCGGCGGAAGGGCACCCGGGCGGCCCGGTCGGTGACGCCGTTGCGCAGCTCCACGGTCCGGTCCCAGTCGGCGGGCTCGCGGCACACCTCCTCGAAGCGGTCGGCGGTGACCCGCAGGTCGGCCAGCTGCTCCGCGATCGGGCGGCCGGCGTCCCGCTCGATGTCGGCGTCGCGGCTCTCGGCGTCCTTGTACATCGGCACGCCCCGGAGCACGTTCACGAGGGCGTCGGCGTTGCGGGAGAGGTGGGCCAGCACATGGCCGCGGGTCCAGCCCGGGAGCCGTGACGGCTCGGCCAGTGCCGCGTTGTCCCAGGAGGAGACGGTTTCGATGAGCCGGTCGGTCGCCTCGCGCACGGAGGCGATGTCACGCACATGGTCGATCATGGCGCCGACCCTAGGGGGTGCGGGGCCGGTCCGGCCAGGCCGGAGGGGCCTCCGACCTGCGCGGGAGTCCCGAGGAGGCCACTCGTTCGGGTGAAGCGGGCGGCGGGCGTCCGGAAATCGAATGTGCGTGCTATACGCTCGGAGGAAGCATCCGGCATCCTTGGTTGTTGGATGTTCAGGCACATCCGCTCTCTCAAGAAAGGTGCGGACCGGCGTGGCCGACCGTCTCATCGTCCGTGGCGCTCGCGAGCACAACCTCAAGAACGTCTCGCTCGATCTCCCCCGTGACTCCCTCATCGTCTTCACCGGGCTCTCCGGGTCGGGCAAGTCCTCCCTCGCGTTCGACACGATCTTCGCCGAGGGGCAGCGCCGGTACGTCGAGTCGCTCTCCTCCTACGCCCGTCAGTTCCTCGGCCAGATGGACAAGCCGGACGTCGACTTCATCGAAGGTCTGTCGCCCGCCGTCTCCATCGACCAGAAGTCGACCTCGCGCAACCCGCGCTCCACGGTCGGCACGATCACCGAGGTCTACGACTACCTCCGGCTGCTCTTCGCCCGCATCGGCAAGCCGCACTGTCCCGAGTGCCGCCGACCGATCTCCCGCCAGTCGCCGCAGGCCATCGTCGACAAGGTCCTGGAGCTGCCCGAGGGCAGCCGCTTCCAGGTCCTCTCGCCGCTGGTGCGCGAGCGCAAGGGCGAGTTCGTCGACCTGTTCGCCGACCTCCAGACCAAGGGCTACAGCCGCGCCCGGGTCGACGGGAAGACGATCCAGCTCAGCGAGCCGCCGACCCTGAAGAAGCAGGAGAAGCACACCATCGAGGTGGTCATCGACCGCCTCACGGTCAAGGACAGCGCCAAGCGACGGCTCACCGACTCCGTCGAGACCGCCCTCGGACTCTCCGGCGGCATGGTCGTCCTCGACTTCGTCGACCTCGCCGAGGACGACCCCGAGCGCGAGCGGATGTACTCGGAGCACCTCTACTGCCCGTACGACGACCTGTCCTTCGAGGAGCTGGAGCCGCGCTCCTTCTCCTTCAACTCGCCCTTCGGCGCCTGCCCCGACTGCACCGGCATCGGCACGCGCATGGAGGTCGACCCGGAGCTCGTCGTCCCCGACGAGGAGAAGTCCCTCGACGAGGGCGCCATCCACCCGTGGTCGCACGGCCACACCAAGGAGTACTTCGGCCGGCTGATCGGCGGCCTCGCCCAGGCCCTGGGCTTCCGCACCGACATCCCGTACGCCGGGCTGCCGCAGCGCGCCAAGAAGGCCCTGATGTACGGGCACAGGACCCAGGTCGAGGTGCGCTACCGCAACCGCTACGGACGCGAGCGCGCCTACACCACCCCGGCCTTCGAGGGTGCCGTGTCCTTCGTGAAGCGGCGGCACAGCGAGGCCGAGAGCGACTCCAGCCGTGAGCGCTTCGAGGGCTACATGCGCGAGGTGCCCTGCCCGACCTGCGAGGGCACGCGTCTGAAGCCGATCGTGCTCGCGGTCACGGTGATGGACAAGTCCATCGCCGAGGTGTCCGCCATGTCGATCAGCGACTGCGCCGAGTTCCTGGGCCGGCTCACCCTCTCCGCCCGCGACAAGAAGATCGCCGAGCGGGTCCTCAAGGAGGTCAACGAGCGGCTGCGCTTCCTCGTCGACGTCGGCCTCGACTACCTCTCCCTGAACCGGGCCGCCGGCACCCTGTCCGGCGGCGAGGCCCAGCGCATCCGGCTGGCCACGCAGATCGGCTCCGGCCTGGTCGGCGTGCTCTACGTGCTCGACGAGCCGTCCATCGGCCTCCACCAGCGCGACAACCACCGGCTCATCGAGACCCTGGTGCGCCTGCGTGACATGGGCAACACGCTCATCGTCGTCGAGCACGACGAGGACACCATCAAGGTCGCCGACTGGGTCGTCGACATCGGCCCCGGCGCCGGCGAGCACGGCGGCAAGGTCGTCCACTCCGGGCCGCTGAAGGAGCTCCTCGCCAACACGGAGTCGATGACCGGGCAGTACCTGTCCGGCCGCAAGGCCATCCCCACCCCGGAGATCCGGCGCCCCGTGGACCCGTCGCGCCGCCTCACCGTGCACGGTGCCCGGGAGAACAACCTGCGGGACATCGACGTCTCCTTCCCGCTGGGCGTCCTCACCGCCGTCACCGGCGTCTCCGGCTCGGGGAAGTCGACCCTGGTCAACGACATCCTCTACACCCACCTGGCGCGCGAGCTGAACGGCGCCAAGTCGGTGCCCGGACGCCACACCCGGGTGGACGGCGACGACCTCGTCGACAAGGTCGTGCACGTCGACCAGTCGCCCATCGGCCGCACCCCGCGGTCCAACCCGGCGACCTACACCGGCGTCTTCGACCACGTCCGCAAGCTGTTCGCCGAGACGATGGAGGCGAAGGTCCGGGGCTACCTGCCCGGCCGCTTCTCCTTCAACGTCAAGGGCGGCCGCTGCGAGAACTGCTCCGGCGACGGCACCATCAAGATCGAGATGAACTTCCTCCCGGACGTCTACGTCCCGTGCGAGGTCTGCCACGGCGCCCGGTACAACCGGGAGACCCTGGAGGTCCACTACAAGGGCAAGTCCATCGCCGAGGTCCTCGACATGCCGATCGAGGAGGCCCTGGACTTCTTCGAGGCCGTCCCGACCATCTCCCGCCACCTGCGCACCCTCACCGAGGTCGGTCTGGGCTACGTCCGCCTCGGCCAGTCCGCGCCGACCCTCTCCGGCGGCGAGGCCCAGCGCGTCAAGCTCGCCTCCGAGCTCCAGAAGCGTTCCACGGGCCGCACGGTCTACGTCCTGGACGAGCCGACCACGGGTCTCCACTTCGAGGACATCTCGAAGCTGATCAAGGTCCTGTCCGGCCTGGTCGACAAGGGCAACTCGGTGATCGTCATCGAGCACAACCTGGACGTCATCAAGACCGCGGACTGGATCATCGACATGGGGCCCGAGGGCGGCAGCGGCGGCGGCGTGGTCGTCGCCGAGGGCACGCCCGAGGAGGTGGCCTCGGTCCCGGCCAGCCACACCGGCAAGTTCCTCCGCGAGATCCTGGGCGACCGCGTCAGCGACGCCCCGGCGACCGTCCCGGCCGCGCGGAGCGCCAAGAAGGCACCCGCCAAGAAGGCACCCGCCAAGAAGGCGACCGCCGGCACGACGGCCGGCAAGGCCGTCGCCAAGAAGGCCGCGCCCGCCAAGAAGACCGCCGCCAAGACGACCGCCCGGGCCCGAAAGGCCTGACGGTCACCGACCGACCGGCGCATCGAGGGGCGCCCCCGCACGGGGGCGCCCCTCACGCGTCGCCCAGCTCGTGCGCGTACGGAGGTTCCGCACCCGCCCGCGTACAGGTCACCGCCGCCGCCCGCGCCGCGAAGGACAGCAGCTCCCGCCAGTCCGCCGGGCCGAGGGAGGCGGGCGGACGCCCCGCGAGCCCGTGCAGCAGCGCCGCGTTCACGGTGTCGCCCGCGCCGATCGTGTCGACCACCCGCACCGGCAGCCCCGGGACGGACACCTCGTGTCCGGGTGTGAAGACGGTCAGCCCCCCGGCGCCCCGGGTGAGGACCACCGCCGCCGGACCCCGCTCCAGCCACGCGGCCGGGGAGCCGCCGAGCCAGGCCGCGTCCTCCTCCGACAGCTTCAGCAGCGAGACGTACGGCAGCCAGCCCGCGAACCGCTCGCGGTACGCCACCGGGTCCGGGAGCAGGCCGGGCCGGACGTTCGGGTCGAGCAGCGTCAGGGCCCCCTCCCCGGCGGAACGCCGCAACAGCGCCTCGTACGCGCTCGCCCCGGGCTCGAGCGCGAGCGAACAGGTCCCGAAGGCCACCGCCCGCACCCCCTCGGGCAGCCGCTCCGGCAGCGCGAACAGCCGGTCCGCCGTGCCCTCCACGTAGAAGCCGTAGCGCGCGGAACCGTCCGGACCCACCGACGCCACCGCCAGGGTCGTCGGCTCGGGCCCGCGCTGGACCAGGTCCGTCGCCACCCCCGCCGCCCGCAGCCCCCCGACCAGCGCCTCCCCGAAGGCGTCCGTCGAGATCCGCGAGCAGAAGGCGACGTCCGCGCCCATCCGCCCCAGGGCCACCGCCGTGTTGTACGGGCCGCCGCCGGGCCGGGGCAGCAGCGGGGCCAGGGGACCCGGCGCCCCTTCGGGGACCAGGTCGATCAGGGACTCACCGGCGACGACGATCACGCACCGGAACGTAACCCATGGGCCCTCGGTCACGACAGCGCGGTCACGACACGTCGTTCACGAGAGCGGTCGCGCCGGCTCCGTCACACCCGTCCGAAGGAGGTCGAAGGAGGTCGAAGGAGGCCCCCGCGCGGCCGGGCCGGAGCCCGCCGGTATCGTCGAATCGTTCCCCTCGTCCCGATCCTTCCGTGGAGCGCTCATGTCCGGCCAGTCCACCCGCCGCACCGTGCTGAAAGGCGCCGCCCTCGCCGGGGCCGCCGGGCTGGGCGTCGCCGCCTGCTCCACCGAGTCCAAGCTGGGCCACGCGGAGAACCCCACCCCCACCGCACCGGTCGCCCTCGGCGCGCCCGACGAGATCCCCGTCGGCGGCGCCAAGCTCTACCGCGAGCAGCGGCTCCTGGTGCACTGCCCGGCCCAGGGCCAGTACAAGGCGTTCAGCGCCCAGTGCACCCACGCCGGCTGCGTCCTCGACAAGATCGAGGACAACGAGGGCAACTGCCCCTGTCACGGCAGCCGCTTCGACGTGACCACCGGCAAGGCCCTCCAGGGCCCGGCCACCGTCCCGCTCCCCGAGGTCCCCGTCCGTGTCGAGAACGGCAGGCTGATCGCCGGCCCCACCGCCTGAGCGACCGGCCCCGCCGCGGGGGAGGCGGGCCCCACCGCCGGAATCACGGCTCCCCCCCGCCGGGGAGACGGGCCCTACGCCCAGTCCCACTCGATCCCGAGGATCCCCGGGCGCACCCCCTGCTCCACCATGTGCACCGCGCGGTGCCGGCCGGAGAGCGTCAGCTCGGCCCGCCCGCCGCGCGGCGCCCCCGTCGACGCCTGCGCGAAGCGCCGGCAGCGCACCGGCAGCGCCGCCTCGTCGAAGCGGACCTGGAGCACGTACTGCCCGCCCGCGAAGCTGAACCCGCGCACGTACTCCCGGCCCGGGCCGCCCGTACCGTCCTCGAAGCCGTACGAGAAGACGTAGGTGTCCCCGGCCCGCAGCCGGGTGTCGAAGAGCAGCTCGGCGACCAGCACCCCCGTCCCGGCGTGCCGCCGCACCCGTCCCGTGCGGCAGTTCTCCGTCGCCCGCACCTCCACCCGGTCCGGATCGCAGCCCGGATCGCCCCGGTGGATCGCCAGATAGCGGTCCACCCCGTCCCGGTGCGCCCGTACCACCTGCTGGGAGTCCCGCCCGAGCAGCTCGCGCCCCGCCCCGATCCGCACCCGCTCGTGGTGGCCGACCGTGTGCAGCCCGCCGTCCGTCGGACACTCCAGCTCGGCGAGCAGCCGCTCCACGACCCCCGATGCCTCGATGAGCGAGCGGTAGGAGCGGGTCGCCGGGCGGTCGGCGTCGGCGCGGCCGGCGGAGTCCTCGGCCAGCAGCCGGATCAGCGAGTTCCCCGGCAGCTGGAGCACCTCCTCGAGGGCCCGCACCGCCTTCATCGACTCGGGCCGCTGCGGCCGGCGGGCGCCCTGCTGCCAGTAGCTCAGGGACGTCACACCGACCTTCACGCCCCGGTGCGCCAGGTGGTGCTGGACCCGCTGGAGCGGCAGGCCGCGCACCGCGAGCGCCGTGCGCAGCGCGAGGTGGAACGGGCCCGTGTGCAGCAGTTGCGCCAGATCGGCCTCGGTGTGGCCCACGAGGACTCCTCAGTGAACGTTCACGGTGGGGGAGGGGGAGCAGGCTGCCACCCCGGCGGGCGGGCAGGTGGACCGGGGACGGCCGTTCACATCCGGGTCACACCGTTCACAGCGCGCCGTCACCCCGCATTGAAGCGTGTTGACCGGATCCGGACAACGCCCGATGCTCCAGACCAGCGTCCGGACGCGCTCCTCTCCTCCAACTCCCCACATCCCCCCATCGGGAGGAACGCGATGCGCAGAAGAAGGCCGGTCCTCGCGGCACTCGCCGCGGCCGCCGCCACCCTGTTCCTCGTCCCCGCCGCGCCGGCGACCGCCGCGCCGTCCGGCGAGGACGTCTCCACCCTGGCGTACAAGCGCCTGAACATCACCATGCAGGCGCAGCAGAAGACCAACTGGTGCTGGGCGGCCGGCGGCAACACCATCGCCACCTGGTACGGGCGCAACCACACCCAGAACCAGTTCTGCAACGCCGCCTTCAACCGGCAGCAGGGCTACGACTGCCCCAACTGGCAGGCCACCCTCGGCAACGTCCAGAACGGCCTGAGGTGGGCGGGCATCAGCCCCGGCTCGTACGTGGACGGCTGGCTGCGCTACTCGACCGTGCAGGCCGAGATCAACGCCGACCGGCCGGTGGAGACCCGCATCCAGTGGTCGGGCGGCGGCGGGCACATGCACGTGATCTACGGGTACGACGACGCGGGCAGCTGGGTGTACTGGGGCGACCCCTGGCCGTCGAGCGACCGCTACAACTGGGCCTCGCACGCCTGGTACGTGAACAACGACCAGTTCTCCTGGACCCACTCGCTCTACCGGATCGGGGCGTGACGACGATGAGCGCACGGATATCCGCCCGCGCCGTCGGCTCCGGCGCCGTGACCGGACTGCTGACCGCCGCCGCCCTCGTGGCCCTCGGAACGGTCCCGGCCGACGCGGCCGGGGCGCTGCCGACGCCGCCCCCGGCACCGACGCCCGAGCAGGCGGCCGCCGCGCCGCAGACCCTCGACACGGTCGCCCGCTTCTTCGCCCGGGACGCGGACCCGGCCGCCCGTGCCGCGGCCGGGCGGCCCCGGGTCGAGGGCGCTTCCGTGCCGGTGGCGATCCTCTCCCCGGACTTCGTCGCCGGGAAGCCGGGGGCGCCGGTGGCCCGCGTCGGGTTCCACGCCAGCAGGGCGGTCGCCGCCGACGGCCGGACCGCCTCGCTGTGGACCGTGCGCGGCCCGGACGGCGCCTGGCGGGTGGTGAACATCGCCACCGGCGACGACGAGCTGCGCCACACCGAACAGGGCCGGCGGGTGCTGCCGGGCGGGACCGTCTTCCGGGAGCCGCAGATCGACGCCTGGTACGTGCACAAGGGCGCGAAGGTGCTGCCGCTGGACGAGGACGCGGTGCGGGCCGTCGGCGCGAACGGCACCACCCTGGCCGCGTACCGGGACCGGGTCGCCCGTGCCTACGGAGACAAGCTGCCGGGCTCCGCGTACGCGAGGAAGGGCGCGGCCGGCGGTTACGCGGCCGCGGCCCCCGCCCCGCGGGGCGACGCCGCCGGCCCGGCCGTCACCACCGCCTCCGCCGCGGCGGGCGCGGGGGCCCTCCTCGCCCTCGCCCTGGGCGCGGCCGGGGCCGTACGGCGCCGCCGGGGCGGCGGGTCCCGGGAGGCGACGACGCCCTGACCGCCGAAGGGGCCGGGACCGGGCCGTGCGGGCACCTCCCGCGGCCCGCTCCCGGCCCGTGCGTCCCGCCCCTGCGCCCGGCCTGAGTGTCGGTGGCCGCCAGTAGGGTGGGGACCATGGCCGACCCCTCCAGCTACCGCCCCAGGCCGGGACAGATCCCCGACTCGCCGGGGGTCTACAAATTCCGTGACGAGCACCGCCGGGTGATCTACGTCGGGAAGGCGAAGTCCCTGCGCCAGCGCCTGGCCAACTACTTCCAGCCGCTGGCGAGCCTCCACCCGCGCACGGCGA
It encodes:
- a CDS encoding Rieske (2Fe-2S) protein — protein: MSGQSTRRTVLKGAALAGAAGLGVAACSTESKLGHAENPTPTAPVALGAPDEIPVGGAKLYREQRLLVHCPAQGQYKAFSAQCTHAGCVLDKIEDNEGNCPCHGSRFDVTTGKALQGPATVPLPEVPVRVENGRLIAGPTA
- a CDS encoding MBL fold metallo-hydrolase is translated as MTYSGAVKVGGPADVHELSDLMISKVAVGPMDNNAYLLRCRATGEQLLIDAAAEPHTLLTLIGDDGIASVVTTHRHGDHWQALAEVVAATGARTYAGAYDAEGIPVGTDELVEDGDVIRVGRVELTARHMVGHTPGSIVLVYDDPHGHPHVFTGDCLFPGGVGNTRNDPDAFASLLHDVQTKLFDVLPDETWIYPGHGRDTTLGDERPHLTEWRERGW
- a CDS encoding carbohydrate kinase; translated protein: MIVVAGESLIDLVPEGAPGPLAPLLPRPGGGPYNTAVALGRMGADVAFCSRISTDAFGEALVGGLRAAGVATDLVQRGPEPTTLAVASVGPDGSARYGFYVEGTADRLFALPERLPEGVRAVAFGTCSLALEPGASAYEALLRRSAGEGALTLLDPNVRPGLLPDPVAYRERFAGWLPYVSLLKLSEEDAAWLGGSPAAWLERGPAAVVLTRGAGGLTVFTPGHEVSVPGLPVRVVDTIGAGDTVNAALLHGLAGRPPASLGPADWRELLSFAARAAAVTCTRAGAEPPYAHELGDA
- the uvrA gene encoding excinuclease ABC subunit UvrA — translated: MADRLIVRGAREHNLKNVSLDLPRDSLIVFTGLSGSGKSSLAFDTIFAEGQRRYVESLSSYARQFLGQMDKPDVDFIEGLSPAVSIDQKSTSRNPRSTVGTITEVYDYLRLLFARIGKPHCPECRRPISRQSPQAIVDKVLELPEGSRFQVLSPLVRERKGEFVDLFADLQTKGYSRARVDGKTIQLSEPPTLKKQEKHTIEVVIDRLTVKDSAKRRLTDSVETALGLSGGMVVLDFVDLAEDDPERERMYSEHLYCPYDDLSFEELEPRSFSFNSPFGACPDCTGIGTRMEVDPELVVPDEEKSLDEGAIHPWSHGHTKEYFGRLIGGLAQALGFRTDIPYAGLPQRAKKALMYGHRTQVEVRYRNRYGRERAYTTPAFEGAVSFVKRRHSEAESDSSRERFEGYMREVPCPTCEGTRLKPIVLAVTVMDKSIAEVSAMSISDCAEFLGRLTLSARDKKIAERVLKEVNERLRFLVDVGLDYLSLNRAAGTLSGGEAQRIRLATQIGSGLVGVLYVLDEPSIGLHQRDNHRLIETLVRLRDMGNTLIVVEHDEDTIKVADWVVDIGPGAGEHGGKVVHSGPLKELLANTESMTGQYLSGRKAIPTPEIRRPVDPSRRLTVHGARENNLRDIDVSFPLGVLTAVTGVSGSGKSTLVNDILYTHLARELNGAKSVPGRHTRVDGDDLVDKVVHVDQSPIGRTPRSNPATYTGVFDHVRKLFAETMEAKVRGYLPGRFSFNVKGGRCENCSGDGTIKIEMNFLPDVYVPCEVCHGARYNRETLEVHYKGKSIAEVLDMPIEEALDFFEAVPTISRHLRTLTEVGLGYVRLGQSAPTLSGGEAQRVKLASELQKRSTGRTVYVLDEPTTGLHFEDISKLIKVLSGLVDKGNSVIVIEHNLDVIKTADWIIDMGPEGGSGGGVVVAEGTPEEVASVPASHTGKFLREILGDRVSDAPATVPAARSAKKAPAKKAPAKKATAGTTAGKAVAKKAAPAKKTAAKTTARARKA
- a CDS encoding papain-like cysteine protease family protein, with amino-acid sequence MRRRRPVLAALAAAAATLFLVPAAPATAAPSGEDVSTLAYKRLNITMQAQQKTNWCWAAGGNTIATWYGRNHTQNQFCNAAFNRQQGYDCPNWQATLGNVQNGLRWAGISPGSYVDGWLRYSTVQAEINADRPVETRIQWSGGGGHMHVIYGYDDAGSWVYWGDPWPSSDRYNWASHAWYVNNDQFSWTHSLYRIGA
- a CDS encoding maleylpyruvate isomerase family mycothiol-dependent enzyme, whose amino-acid sequence is MIDHVRDIASVREATDRLIETVSSWDNAALAEPSRLPGWTRGHVLAHLSRNADALVNVLRGVPMYKDAESRDADIERDAGRPIAEQLADLRVTADRFEEVCREPADWDRTVELRNGVTDRAARVPFRRWVEVALHHVDLDAGYELEDLPEEFTAREIEFLADRWSGRPEVPPVTLRLGHGGDHPGWRTGGTEGEPVVLEGTAAELLGWLAGRGDKGARLTVVSGGGLPELPPL
- a CDS encoding MFS transporter, with translation MGRIAAASLVGTAIEFFDFFVYGTAAALVLGPLFFPTFSPAAGTLAAFGTFAVGFVSRPLGSIVFGHVGDRYGRRPVLFASLLLTGCATVAVGCVPTYETLGIAAPVLLLVLRFLQGLGLGGEWGGAVLLTAEHAPERRRALWASFPQIGPAVGFLLANGVMLALTAGLSDAEFRSWGWRVPFWAAGLLAAAGLALRSSLAETPQFERLAAEGRQANAPLAEVVRGHWRLVLLTAGALAVGYAVFYTVSTWALAYGTERLGVSSPVMLSCVMAAVAIKGALTPFAAMLADRFGRRTLCLAGCAASALWMFPMVGLLHTARPLLMFLGFLGSMLAFITMFAVVAAYLPELYEPRVRCTGAAVGYNLAGVLGGAVTPIVATAVSEGGSGPPWGVAAYLTVVALVSLGCFALLPETLPARADKPEPERVPA